One stretch of Oceanipulchritudo coccoides DNA includes these proteins:
- a CDS encoding PdxA family dehydrogenase: MSARPPIALTCGDPSGIGPEIIAKWLSENPDWAPLVCPVGPEAWLESLGIPGLQTPGKKGLFAPGTPTREGAKVAWDALQLAATGCLEGRFSAVVTGPVGKEQLQAIGYPFPGQTEFFADAWGGVPSMAFAGKELKVVLATWHESLASIPGRLKKEPDLLDRAVIHAVEWAQREGIKEPRIAVCGLNPHAGEGGMLGLEERDLLNPRLEIMRRLYPGVTACLPADTVFHRMREQEFDVAVALYHDQGLIPVKTLEFHTAVNVTLGLKFVRTSPDHGTAFAIAGKGIARTGSFAHAVELAARYAQVRS, translated from the coding sequence ATGTCGGCACGTCCACCCATCGCCCTGACCTGCGGTGATCCCTCGGGTATCGGCCCCGAGATTATTGCCAAGTGGTTGTCGGAAAACCCCGATTGGGCGCCTCTGGTCTGTCCAGTTGGCCCGGAAGCCTGGTTGGAATCTCTCGGCATCCCGGGGCTGCAGACGCCCGGAAAGAAGGGACTATTTGCACCGGGCACGCCCACAAGAGAAGGCGCCAAGGTTGCCTGGGATGCCCTTCAACTCGCGGCGACCGGTTGCCTTGAAGGCCGCTTTTCCGCTGTTGTAACAGGCCCCGTTGGCAAGGAACAGCTTCAGGCAATCGGGTATCCATTCCCCGGGCAGACCGAGTTCTTCGCGGATGCGTGGGGCGGGGTGCCTTCCATGGCTTTTGCCGGGAAAGAACTCAAGGTGGTCCTCGCCACATGGCACGAGTCGCTTGCCTCCATCCCCGGCCGCCTGAAAAAGGAACCTGACCTGCTCGATCGAGCGGTTATCCACGCCGTGGAATGGGCCCAGCGTGAGGGCATCAAGGAACCGAGGATTGCCGTTTGCGGTCTTAATCCACACGCCGGAGAGGGTGGAATGCTCGGGCTCGAGGAGCGGGACCTGCTTAACCCGCGACTGGAAATCATGCGCCGTCTTTATCCCGGTGTGACTGCCTGCCTGCCGGCAGACACCGTTTTCCATCGAATGCGGGAGCAAGAGTTTGATGTCGCAGTGGCGCTGTATCACGACCAGGGCCTCATTCCAGTGAAGACCCTTGAATTTCACACTGCGGTCAATGTGACCCTCGGGTTGAAATTTGTCCGGACAAGCCCAGACCACGGAACGGCCTTTGCGATTGCAGGCAAAGGGATTGCCCGTACCGGAAGCTTTGCCCATGCGGTCGAGTTGGCCGCCAGATATGCACAAGTGCGTTCATGA
- the lpxA gene encoding acyl-ACP--UDP-N-acetylglucosamine O-acyltransferase, producing the protein MKQHPTAVIHEATRLDENIVVGPYAVIEDGVEIGEGTVIREHAIIRSGTILGKGCQVDAHAVIGGLPQDLSFNPKTPTGVRVGDGVTFREGVTVNRATAEGTFTEIGDRCLLMANSHVAHDCRLGANVIFGNGVLIAGKGTVGDYAFFGGNAGVHQNIRIGKFSMIGGVARVSQDMPPFCMMAERNELIGLNLIGLQRRGVERETIKELKKLYQLVFGVAGRPRVLAQGAIDDKLAQSPEALHFLEFLAAESIKGVMRPRRGSD; encoded by the coding sequence ATGAAGCAACACCCGACGGCAGTAATTCATGAAGCCACCCGGCTCGACGAGAACATCGTCGTGGGCCCTTATGCGGTCATCGAGGACGGCGTGGAAATCGGCGAGGGGACGGTCATCCGTGAACACGCGATTATCCGGTCCGGGACTATTTTAGGCAAAGGCTGTCAAGTTGATGCGCATGCTGTTATCGGCGGTCTTCCCCAGGACTTATCCTTTAATCCCAAGACGCCGACCGGGGTGCGTGTTGGTGATGGAGTGACCTTCCGCGAGGGTGTCACGGTGAACCGTGCAACCGCAGAGGGAACATTCACCGAAATTGGGGACCGATGCCTTTTAATGGCCAACAGCCATGTTGCGCACGACTGCCGGCTCGGCGCGAATGTGATTTTTGGTAATGGTGTCCTGATCGCGGGCAAAGGCACAGTGGGAGACTATGCTTTTTTTGGAGGGAATGCGGGTGTCCACCAGAATATCCGGATCGGTAAATTCTCCATGATTGGCGGAGTGGCCCGCGTGAGCCAAGACATGCCACCGTTTTGCATGATGGCGGAACGCAACGAGCTCATCGGACTGAACCTGATCGGGCTTCAGCGCCGTGGAGTTGAGAGGGAAACAATAAAGGAACTCAAGAAGCTTTACCAGTTGGTCTTCGGGGTTGCTGGCCGACCAAGGGTTTTGGCGCAGGGCGCCATCGATGACAAGTTGGCGCAAAGCCCGGAAGCCTTGCACTTCCTGGAGTTTCTTGCCGCTGAATCGATAAAAGGGGTCATGCGTCCCCGCAGGGGATCTGATTAA
- a CDS encoding HesB/IscA family protein produces MNEASSSIPEGVRVVDDRLVKVTDAAAKKLDSLCEREQSGSFLRVRVTGGGCSGLAYKLKFVEAPKKGDLMIKGQGTSILIDTKSALYLKGMTLDYSDKLVAGGFKFNNPNAKASCSCGESFAV; encoded by the coding sequence ATGAATGAGGCTTCCTCCAGTATTCCCGAAGGCGTCCGCGTTGTGGACGATCGTCTGGTGAAGGTGACCGATGCCGCCGCTAAAAAGCTCGACTCATTGTGTGAGCGCGAACAATCGGGCTCATTCTTGCGAGTACGCGTAACTGGCGGGGGTTGCAGCGGGCTGGCTTACAAGTTGAAGTTTGTTGAGGCACCGAAGAAGGGTGACCTGATGATCAAAGGGCAGGGGACCTCGATCCTGATCGACACAAAGAGCGCTCTCTATCTCAAGGGAATGACCCTCGATTACTCGGACAAGCTGGTCGCGGGCGGGTTCAAGTTTAATAACCCGAACGCCAAGGCAAGCTGTTCCTGTGGCGAAAGTTTTGCCGTTTAG